Proteins co-encoded in one Arachis hypogaea cultivar Tifrunner chromosome 13, arahy.Tifrunner.gnm2.J5K5, whole genome shotgun sequence genomic window:
- the LOC112736941 gene encoding B-box zinc finger protein 19 gives MRTLCDVCENAAAILFCAADEAALCRSCDDKVHMCNKLASRHVRVGLADPSDVPRCDICENAPAFFYCEIDGSSLCLQCDMIVHVGGKRTHERYLLLRQRIEFPSDKTGGLDEFGLQTLDQNEPRRDQSQSIKLNARDNHQSHNHKVISVTMLENNIDGHRKMDKKLFDLNTRPQRINGSTSNNLDKDILGSNNHDSIGVVPVELFKQEAEK, from the exons ATGAGAACCCTCTGCGACGTATGCGAAAACGCCGCTGCAATTTTATTCTGCGCCGCCGACGAGGCCGCTCTTTGCCGCTCTTGCGATGACAAG GTCCACATGTGTAACAAACTTGCTAGTAGACATGTTCGAGTTGGACTTGCTGATCCTAGTGATGTTCCTcgatgtgatatatgtgaaaatgcACCTG CTTTCTTTTACTGTGAGATAGACGGTAGTTCGTTGTGTCTACAATGTGATATGATAGTACATGTTGGTGGTAAAAGAACTCATGAAAGGTATCTCTTGTTGAGACAGAGAATTGAG TTTCCAAGTGACAAAACTGGTGGATTGGATGAATTTGGATTGCAAACTTTGGATCAAAATGAACCAAGGAGAGACCAGAGTCAATCAATCAAGCTAAATGCAAGAGATAACCACCAGAGTCACAATCACAAGGTTATATCAGTTACAATGCTAGAAAATAATATTGATGGTCATAGAAAAATGGACAAAAAACTGTTTGATCTTAATACCAGGCCACAACGGATAAATGGTTCAACATCAAACAACCTG GATAAGGATATATTGGgcagtaataatcatgattcTATTGGTGTTGTACCGGTAGAATTGTTCAAACAAGAAGCTGAGAAGTAA